The bacterium genome includes a window with the following:
- a CDS encoding class I SAM-dependent methyltransferase, whose translation METEEYHSMRLFEDDYWWYRSLRSVVAENLPDARSVLDAGCGTGGMLKEIANKKVVGIDSSPYALTHTRERGFDLVVRGSVDALPFASESFDAVLCLDVLYHRGVTDDGAAVKELARVLHPGGKVILHAPAYGWLHGSHDEMVHGARRYTTKRVGELVRGAGLEICKLSYRNLAALPAAIVSRRFLPGRSGSDLAPLPGWLNKVLLGISLFENRILRTVSLPAGLSVFCIAKKPL comes from the coding sequence GTGGAGACTGAAGAATACCACTCGATGCGTCTTTTTGAGGACGATTACTGGTGGTACCGCTCGCTGCGCAGCGTGGTGGCCGAGAACCTTCCGGATGCTAGAAGCGTACTTGACGCGGGTTGCGGCACAGGGGGGATGCTCAAAGAGATCGCAAACAAAAAGGTTGTGGGAATCGATTCCTCGCCGTATGCGCTCACCCATACCCGTGAGCGCGGCTTTGACCTGGTGGTCCGCGGGAGCGTCGACGCCCTCCCGTTCGCCTCTGAAAGTTTCGATGCCGTCCTCTGCCTCGACGTTCTCTACCATCGCGGCGTCACCGACGACGGGGCCGCCGTGAAGGAGTTGGCCAGGGTTCTTCATCCCGGAGGCAAGGTTATCCTCCATGCGCCAGCCTATGGCTGGCTTCACGGCTCTCACGACGAAATGGTGCACGGCGCGCGAAGATATACGACAAAACGGGTGGGGGAGCTGGTTCGCGGCGCTGGCCTGGAAATATGCAAGCTAAGTTACAGAAACCTGGCCGCCCTGCCCGCGGCCATTGTCTCGCGGCGATTCCTGCCCGGCAGGAGCGGTTCCGACCTCGCACCGCTCCCGGGCTGGCTGAACAAGGTTCTTTTAGGAATTTCCCTTTTTGAAAACAGGATACTCAGGACCGTTTCGTTACCGGCGGGTTTGTCTGTCTTTTGCATTGCGAAGAAGCCTCTGTGA
- a CDS encoding 4Fe-4S binding protein: MSRKINVNKYRLALGVLVPLVIIGGFFSPYFGYAVPFTMIGAMAMAFSGRGRRFCGNYCPRGSFLDTWLRHLPSFKLKLPPVNKVRWYVTAGLMGLMVWRIAKNPTDLAYLGGVFWMMCLVTTGAALILAVLYRQRAWCMICPIGTVSTVLKKTTHTIPVPEGCTSCKLCDKACPIALKPSEGIICSTECLQCGVCTAVCPKTRKKKAA; this comes from the coding sequence ATGTCCAGAAAAATTAATGTAAATAAATACCGGCTGGCTCTGGGTGTGCTGGTGCCGCTGGTCATCATAGGCGGTTTCTTTAGCCCGTACTTCGGTTACGCCGTCCCGTTCACCATGATCGGCGCTATGGCTATGGCTTTTTCGGGCCGCGGAAGAAGGTTCTGCGGGAATTACTGTCCCCGCGGCTCTTTTCTCGACACCTGGCTCCGCCACCTGCCTTCTTTCAAACTCAAGCTGCCCCCCGTCAACAAGGTGCGCTGGTACGTAACCGCCGGGCTGATGGGGCTCATGGTGTGGCGCATAGCCAAAAATCCCACCGACCTCGCCTACCTCGGCGGTGTTTTCTGGATGATGTGCCTCGTGACCACCGGCGCGGCGCTTATACTTGCGGTTCTCTACCGGCAGCGCGCCTGGTGCATGATCTGCCCCATCGGCACGGTATCCACGGTCCTCAAAAAGACGACCCATACGATACCCGTGCCCGAGGGCTGCACCTCCTGCAAGCTTTGCGACAAAGCCTGTCCGATAGCGCTTAAGCCCTCGGAGGGGATTATCTGCTCCACCGAATGCCTTCAGTGCGGCGTCTGCACTGCGGTCTGCCCGAAGACGAGGAAGAAAAAGGCCGCCTGA
- a CDS encoding glycosyltransferase: protein MKSDNSKTLDFVPARSKAVHSLSIVIPVYNSATIITTLSESVISSNTGYRLQLVLVNDGSIDGSDKVCEALAKKYPGEVTFVNLSRNVGEHNAVMAGLAHARSDYCVIMDDDFQNPPEEAYRLADAAIAEKRDIVFSAFDKKRHHWFRNLGSSLANYTARKLMNLPEGLYLSSFKCLSRFTVDCVLSYGGPFPYVDGLALRATRNIGVLFTEHRPTVKKKSGYTVEKLMKLFAVMTINFSVVPLRIGSILGVLFSIVGLGGSVYVIAEKLKNPAMPVGWPSLIVAILILSGAQLLILGVIGEYLGQMFLTLNGTPQYIVRNVVEEKAPGCGD from the coding sequence ATGAAGAGCGACAACTCAAAAACCCTCGATTTCGTTCCCGCCAGATCAAAGGCGGTTCACTCCCTTTCAATTGTAATACCCGTATATAACAGCGCGACGATAATCACTACTCTCTCCGAGTCTGTAATATCGTCAAATACCGGTTACCGGCTCCAGCTGGTTCTCGTCAACGACGGGAGCATCGACGGCTCGGACAAGGTTTGCGAGGCGCTGGCGAAAAAATATCCCGGCGAGGTCACCTTTGTTAACCTCTCCAGGAACGTCGGCGAACACAACGCGGTAATGGCCGGGCTCGCCCACGCCAGAAGCGATTACTGCGTCATCATGGACGACGATTTCCAGAATCCTCCCGAAGAAGCTTACAGGCTCGCCGATGCCGCGATCGCCGAGAAACGCGACATAGTCTTTTCCGCCTTCGACAAGAAGCGCCACCACTGGTTTCGGAACCTGGGCAGCAGCCTGGCCAACTATACCGCCCGGAAGCTGATGAATCTGCCCGAGGGGCTCTACCTCTCCAGTTTCAAGTGCCTGAGCCGCTTCACGGTGGATTGCGTGCTCTCCTACGGCGGCCCCTTCCCCTACGTTGACGGCCTCGCGCTTAGGGCGACTCGCAACATCGGAGTTCTGTTCACCGAACACCGGCCTACGGTGAAGAAAAAATCCGGCTACACAGTTGAAAAACTGATGAAGCTCTTTGCGGTGATGACAATCAACTTTTCGGTTGTGCCCCTTCGCATCGGCAGCATTCTGGGAGTGCTTTTCAGCATTGTAGGTCTCGGGGGCAGCGTTTACGTCATCGCGGAAAAACTGAAAAATCCCGCAATGCCCGTTGGGTGGCCCTCCCTCATCGTCGCAATCCTGATCCTCTCCGGAGCGCAACTGCTGATACTGGGAGTAATCGGGGAGTACCTCGGGCAGATGTTTCTCACCCTTAACGGAACCCCCCAGTACATAGTCCGAAACGTCGTCGAGGAGAAGGCCCCCGGCTGTGGAGACTGA